The sequence below is a genomic window from Dyadobacter chenwenxiniae.
GTGTCGCCTTTCAATTTAACTTCCCAGCAGCCCGGAGCTTCGGGAAAGTCTTTTTTGAAGTCGTTGTAATTTTTCTCAAAAACTTCGAAAGCGCTTTTGATGCTGTTACCCGCTTGCGGATTTGCGGCAAGGCTGGCAGAATCACCGTAGGAATTAATTCTTTGAAGCGCTTTCTTAGTTAGTATTGCCCGGATTGCTTTTGCGGTCTTACCGGAATCAGATGGCTCCCATAAATCGAGTTTGATAGAAATGCCTTTGTTTCCGCTCGTGTCGCAGCCTCCGAACTGAGAACTAGTTTTCTTGCCAACAAATTTTTCCTGATCACTTTCTGCATTTCCTTTTTCCCCGGACCGGTTGCAAGCCACAACCACGGCCATTGAAAACAGGAAAAAACAGATTTTATTTAAACGCATATGCATGTTAATGAAATGAAATTTACTTACAAACTCATCAGTTCTTTAAACCGGATGGCCTGACGACGCGAGATTTCGATCTTGTCACCGCCTTGCAGCGTTACCAGCAAACCGCCGCTAAACCAAGGTTCAATTTTTTCGATCCAATGCAGGTTTATAATGTGTTTGCGGTTGGCCCGGAAATAAGTGTTGGGTTCAAGACGTTCTTCGAGATTGTTTAAAGATTTCAGGACCAAAGGCTTTTGATCATCAAAGTGCAGACGGACGTAATTGCCCATTGACTCAAAAAGACGAATTTTGCCCAGTTTAACAAACCAGCATTTTTCACCGTCTTTTACAAAAACCTGATCGTTCTCGCCCAGTACTTTTTCCGCACGTTCGTGTGTCTGAGTCGGCGTTTCCGGTTGGGCCTGGTTTTCTTCAATGCGGTGAATGGTGTCTTTTAACCGCTCCGAATCAATAGGTTTTAAAAGATAATCCAATGCATTAAATTCAAATGCTTTGATTGCATATTCGTCATAGGCAGTCGTGAAAATCACTTCCGGGCTTTTACCTTCGATGGAAGAGAGCAGCTCGAACCCATTTTTACCCGGCATCTGAATGTCCAGAAACAACAATTCAGGCTGCAATTCTTCGATCATAACCAACGCTTCCTCTGCATTGGCCGCTTCCCCTACAATGTCAATTCTGGTATAAGGTTCCAGTAATCTTTTCAATTCGTTTCTTGCAAGGCGTTCGTCGTCGACAATAAGAGTCCTCATAACAGGTCAGTTAGGAAATTAAATGAAGTTTAAAATTGATAAGCGGTCAGTTGCCTTTTCCAGTCTCCTCTCCTACCATCATCACACCTTCCGACAACATGGGGATCTTTACTTCGGAGCAAACCACATCTTGTTTCTCCTGAAAAATGCGGAATGTTGCTCCTTTACCATATAAAATAGATAACCGCTCGGCCGTGTTTTTCAACCCGACGCCACCCGAATCCGTGTTTCCCAGATTCCCTGAA
It includes:
- a CDS encoding DUF3298 and DUF4163 domain-containing protein, with the protein product MRLNKICFFLFSMAVVVACNRSGEKGNAESDQEKFVGKKTSSQFGGCDTSGNKGISIKLDLWEPSDSGKTAKAIRAILTKKALQRINSYGDSASLAANPQAGNSIKSAFEVFEKNYNDFKKDFPEAPGCWEVKLKGDTVFSTPKVLFYQLDHYAFTGGAHPNTFRSYHAFDAKTGAEIEMKDFISDSTALLNLVNKAFRKTEKLSAETDLEDAGYFLVNHKFVLPVAYVFTPEGILFYYNPYEIAAYARGAIHFAIPYAALDHVIDRNKVF
- a CDS encoding LytR/AlgR family response regulator transcription factor, with the translated sequence MRTLIVDDERLARNELKRLLEPYTRIDIVGEAANAEEALVMIEELQPELLFLDIQMPGKNGFELLSSIEGKSPEVIFTTAYDEYAIKAFEFNALDYLLKPIDSERLKDTIHRIEENQAQPETPTQTHERAEKVLGENDQVFVKDGEKCWFVKLGKIRLFESMGNYVRLHFDDQKPLVLKSLNNLEERLEPNTYFRANRKHIINLHWIEKIEPWFSGGLLVTLQGGDKIEISRRQAIRFKELMSL